A region from the Lemur catta isolate mLemCat1 chromosome 7, mLemCat1.pri, whole genome shotgun sequence genome encodes:
- the LSP1 gene encoding lymphocyte-specific protein 1 isoform X1, whose amino-acid sequence MAEAPNDPGSEEQEELLGLTTQLSVEDADEAACEQRRHEQDRQLRAQDEDGGGQSLERPEQETLLGLEPSEVPELDEDEGFGDWSQKPEQRPGCGAGGNPGSGEPPRCESPEGKPEAQRPCPHTCGSEDGDLCPDEVPLEEPGLSQERPGPREAVQDTLGAAEAEEAEEEHQTGRPHRTPSPLGSPPLSPTTKLADRTESLNRSIGKSNSVKKSQPALPIAKIDERLEQYTQAIESAGRTPRLARQASVELPSMAVASTKSRWEMGEVQAQSAAKTPSCKDIVAGDMSKKSLWEQKGGSKTSSTVKSTPSGKRYKFVATGHGKYEKVLVDGGSAP is encoded by the exons gctcaccACCCAGTTGAGTGTGGAGGATGCGGACGAGGCCGCCTGTGAGCAACGCCGGCATGAGCAAGACAGGCAGCTGCGGGCCCAGGACGAGGACGGAGGTGGCCAGTCCCTGGAGCGGCCAGAGCAGGAGACGCT CCTCGGCCTGGAGCCCTCAGAGGTCCCTGAACTGGACGAGGACGAGGGTTTTGGTGACTGGTCCCAGAAGCCAGAGCAGCGGCCTGGCTGCGGGGCCGGGGGGAACCCGGGCAGTGGAGAGCCCCCTCGGTGTGAGAGTCCGGAGGGCAAGCCGGAAGCACAAAG gccctgcccgCACACCTGTGGGAGTGAGGATGGGGACCTGTGCCCGGATGAGGTCCCCTTGGAGGAGCCGGGTCTGAGCCAGGAGAGGCCCGGCCCACGCGAGGCTGTCCAGGACACGCTGGGTGCGGCGGAggctgaggaggcagaggaggag CACCAGACAGGCCGGCCGCACAGGACACCCAGCCCCCTGGGCTCCCCTCCCCTGAGCCCCACGACCAAA CTCGCCGACAGGACGGAGTCCCTGAACCGCTCCATAGGGAAGAG CAACAGCGTGAAGAAatcccagcctgccctgcccatcGCCAAGATCGACGAGCGGCTGGAGCAGTACACGCAGGCCATCGAG AGTGCCGGCCGGACCCCCAGGCTGGCCCGCCAGGCCTCTGTGGAGCTTCCCAGCATGGCCGTCGCCAGTACCAAGAGTCGGTGGGAGATGGGAGAGGTGCAGGCTCAGTCCGCGGCCAAGACCCCTTCCTGCAAG GACATTGTAGCTGGAGACATGAGCAAGAAGAGCCTCTGGGAGCAAAAGGGAGGCTCCAAGACCTCGTCCACAGTGAAG AGCACCCCGTCTGGGAAGAGGTATAAGTTTGTGGCCACTGGACACGGGAAGTACGAGAAGGTGCTGGTGGACGGGGGCTCGGCGCCCTAG
- the LSP1 gene encoding lymphocyte-specific protein 1 isoform X2: MAEAPNDPGSEEQEELLGLTTQLSVEDADEAACEQRRHEQDRQLRAQDEDGGGQSLERPEQETLLGLEPSEVPELDEDEGFGDWSQKPEQRPGCGAGGNPGSGEPPRCESPEGKPEAQRPCPHTCGSEDGDLCPDEVPLEEPGLSQERPGPREAVQDTLGAAEAEEAEEELADRTESLNRSIGKSNSVKKSQPALPIAKIDERLEQYTQAIESAGRTPRLARQASVELPSMAVASTKSRWEMGEVQAQSAAKTPSCKDIVAGDMSKKSLWEQKGGSKTSSTVKSTPSGKRYKFVATGHGKYEKVLVDGGSAP, from the exons gctcaccACCCAGTTGAGTGTGGAGGATGCGGACGAGGCCGCCTGTGAGCAACGCCGGCATGAGCAAGACAGGCAGCTGCGGGCCCAGGACGAGGACGGAGGTGGCCAGTCCCTGGAGCGGCCAGAGCAGGAGACGCT CCTCGGCCTGGAGCCCTCAGAGGTCCCTGAACTGGACGAGGACGAGGGTTTTGGTGACTGGTCCCAGAAGCCAGAGCAGCGGCCTGGCTGCGGGGCCGGGGGGAACCCGGGCAGTGGAGAGCCCCCTCGGTGTGAGAGTCCGGAGGGCAAGCCGGAAGCACAAAG gccctgcccgCACACCTGTGGGAGTGAGGATGGGGACCTGTGCCCGGATGAGGTCCCCTTGGAGGAGCCGGGTCTGAGCCAGGAGAGGCCCGGCCCACGCGAGGCTGTCCAGGACACGCTGGGTGCGGCGGAggctgaggaggcagaggaggag CTCGCCGACAGGACGGAGTCCCTGAACCGCTCCATAGGGAAGAG CAACAGCGTGAAGAAatcccagcctgccctgcccatcGCCAAGATCGACGAGCGGCTGGAGCAGTACACGCAGGCCATCGAG AGTGCCGGCCGGACCCCCAGGCTGGCCCGCCAGGCCTCTGTGGAGCTTCCCAGCATGGCCGTCGCCAGTACCAAGAGTCGGTGGGAGATGGGAGAGGTGCAGGCTCAGTCCGCGGCCAAGACCCCTTCCTGCAAG GACATTGTAGCTGGAGACATGAGCAAGAAGAGCCTCTGGGAGCAAAAGGGAGGCTCCAAGACCTCGTCCACAGTGAAG AGCACCCCGTCTGGGAAGAGGTATAAGTTTGTGGCCACTGGACACGGGAAGTACGAGAAGGTGCTGGTGGACGGGGGCTCGGCGCCCTAG
- the PRR33 gene encoding proline-rich protein 33 translates to MLVSAVSAPPEAAGLRLQGPAGPPPPLLPKPGKDNLRLQKLLRKAAWKKTKRTGPPALPGAFRTSLSPVSEASHDQDTMAPHPAEVPHTVTTLPCSLHTPVIHHVASPLQKSTLSLGLAQRRIVATHVKATGSQPTAPALEPAQPPGGFVPVSAPAAGGTHVTQVHIRMAPSPLAGTPEPPRAAPEGGPSSQDQDAAPGPSRAQPLALVAHIHPLPAGAQAASPSPREPPAPRPPPGFQASVPREASIRVVVPVAPTRRSLGPSPHSPAPVAPEAEHLEKAATAGPAAEVEQTSSPAGAPSPVLPSGPHPCPVPRVAPKPRLSGWTRLKKQLMEEAQEPQLPEQRQSPEPEKQEAPAPANPRPTANPRPPASRASRMWDAVLYRMSVAESRGRPAGPRDGEHTLAGLTRLPFLCRPRFNARKLQEAARPPPMVYSLPELSPQPRNFNRTAAGWRLQ, encoded by the coding sequence ATGCTCGTCTCAGCCGTGTCGGCGCCCCCTGAGGCAGCTGGCCTAAGACTCCAGGGACCAGCtgggccccccccacccctgctgcccaAGCCCGGGAAGGACAACCTGCGTCTGCAGAAGCTTCTGAGGAAGGCAGCCTGGAAGAAGACGAAGCGGACTGGGCCCCCCGCCCTACCCGGGGCCTTCCGCACCTCCCTGTCCCCCGTGAGTGAGGCCAGCCACGACCAGGACACCATGGCCCCACACCCCGCGGAGGTCCCCCACACGGTGACCACCCTACCCTGTTCCCTGCACACCCCTGTCATCCACCACGTGGCGTCACCCCTGCAGAAGTCCACGCTCTCCCTCGGCTTGGCCCAGCGCAGGATTGTGGCCACTCACGTCAAGGCCACTGGGtcccagcccacagccccagccctggaaccTGCTCAGCCTCCCGGTGGTTTCGTCCCTGTCTCGGCCCCAGCGGCAGGAGGCACTCACGTCACCCAGGTGCACATCCGTATGGCACCGTCCCCACTTGCTGGGACCCCTGAGCCCCCCAGAGCAGCCCCAGAAGGGGGACCCAGCAGCCAGGACCAAGATGCAGCCCCGGGCCCCAGCCgggcccagcccctggccctggtGGCTCACATCCACCCACTGCCTGCCGGGGCCCAGGCTGCCAGTCCCTCTCCCAGGGAGCCCCCTGCACCAAGGCCACCGCCTGGCTTCCAGGCTTCGGTGCCCAGAGAGGCCAGCATCAGGGTGGTGGTGCCCGTGGCCCCTACCCGCCGCTCGCTGGGCCCCTCgccccacagcccagcccctgtGGCCCCAGAAGCTGAGCACCTGGAGAAGGCTGCCACGGCTGGCCCTGCCGCTGAGGTGGAGCAGACCTCCAGCCCCGCAGGGGCCCCGTCCCCTGTCCTACCGTCAGGCCCCCACCCGTGCCCTGTCCCCAGAGTTGCACCGAAGCCCCGGCTCAGCGGCTGGACGCGTCTCAAGAAGCAGCTGATGGAAGAGGCACAGGAGCCCCAGCTCCCAGAGCAGAGGCAGAGCCCGGAGCCCGAGAAGCAGGAGGCGCCCGCCCCCGCCAACCCCCGGCCCACCGCCAACCCCCGGCCCCCTGCCTCCCGGGCCTCCAGGATGTGGGACGCAGTGCTGTACCGCATGTCGGTGGCAGAGTCCCGCGGCCGCCCAGCGGGGCCCAGGGATGGGGAGCACACCCTGGCTGGCCTCACCCGCCTGCCCTTTCTGTGCCGGCCTCGCTTCAACGCCCGGAAGCTGCAAGAGGCTGCCCGGCCCCCTCCCATGGTTTACTCCCTCCCGGAGCTGAGTCCCCAACCCAGGAACTTCAACCGGACAGCGGCCGGCTGGAGGCTCCAGTGA